Proteins encoded by one window of Euzebyales bacterium:
- a CDS encoding HD domain-containing protein, which yields MQEEQLAPAATRSRRSRGRDVSEPPDAERTCFEVDRDRILHSKAFRRLRHKTQVFIDPDGDHYVTRLTHALQVTQVARSLGAALALNEPLIEAIAIGHDVGHTPFGHAGEDVLAGFIPGWQHGAQGVRIYETLEPVNLTWEVRDGIRAHTWRITPAPSTPEAICVRWADRIAYLTHDARDAVRAGLLTTDELPAGVVARLGPPGGAWIGQLLRAVVDHTLDTDELGMEPEMAGMMHDLRAFMFERVYLNERLADHKEAATAVTRRLVEYHLEHPEHIPDTYREHDADRLRQVADYVAGMTDRYALATHEERIGAVPTPVSVDP from the coding sequence GTGCAGGAAGAACAACTGGCACCAGCGGCTACGAGGTCGCGCCGTTCGCGAGGCCGGGACGTTTCGGAGCCGCCGGATGCCGAACGCACGTGCTTCGAGGTCGATCGCGACCGGATCCTGCACTCCAAGGCGTTCCGGCGGCTGCGCCACAAGACGCAGGTGTTCATCGATCCTGACGGTGACCACTACGTCACCCGGCTGACCCATGCGCTGCAGGTTACGCAGGTCGCGAGGTCGCTGGGTGCGGCGCTGGCACTCAACGAGCCACTGATCGAGGCGATCGCCATCGGCCACGACGTCGGCCACACCCCGTTCGGCCACGCCGGCGAGGACGTGCTGGCCGGGTTCATCCCCGGCTGGCAGCACGGTGCCCAGGGGGTCCGCATCTACGAGACGCTCGAGCCTGTGAACCTGACGTGGGAGGTCCGCGACGGCATCCGCGCGCACACGTGGCGGATCACACCGGCGCCGTCGACACCCGAGGCGATCTGCGTGCGGTGGGCCGATCGCATCGCGTACCTCACCCACGACGCGCGTGACGCCGTGCGTGCCGGGCTGCTCACGACCGATGAGCTGCCTGCGGGCGTGGTCGCGCGCCTCGGTCCACCAGGGGGCGCCTGGATCGGTCAGCTACTGCGCGCCGTGGTCGACCACACTCTCGATACCGACGAGCTCGGCATGGAGCCCGAGATGGCGGGAATGATGCACGATCTCCGTGCGTTCATGTTCGAGCGCGTCTACCTCAACGAGCGGCTCGCCGACCACAAGGAGGCCGCCACGGCGGTGACACGCCGACTGGTCGAGTATCACCTGGAGCATCCCGAGCACATCCCCGACACCTATCGCGAGCACGACGCTGACCGACTGCGGCAGGTGGCCGACTACGTCGCGGGCATGACCGACAGATACGCCCTGGCGACGCACGAGGAGCGGATCGGAGCGGTCCCGACACCGGTGTCTGTGGATCCCTGA